A single genomic interval of Microbacterium sp. LWO14-1.2 harbors:
- a CDS encoding Lrp/AsnC family transcriptional regulator, whose translation MDFDAELIRALQEDGRASIRSLSVRLGQSRAAVAARLRTMLDDRTVRVVAAVDPVFLGQHVLAHVSIRTDGSVEVVAEHLRDMSETVLVSAVGGAHDLVTEVRLGSMAELHDLLAQIRAIGGVLDINTIIYSTVVKGFFVSEYHGDVTLDTIDEDLIEHLQSDGRMSFRALGEAVRLSPSAVATRVQRLIDGGVIKISAVEARGLAHRQLSMGVGLNLNHDDDAVIEELRTGRGIDFAARTLGRFDAVATLVEPSAGALYASLERLRSLPGVTRIEAWLHLAVLKEDYARTLHAPALTRLVGQG comes from the coding sequence ATGGATTTCGACGCCGAACTGATCCGTGCCCTGCAGGAGGACGGTCGCGCCAGCATCCGTTCGCTGTCGGTGCGGCTCGGACAGTCCCGTGCGGCCGTGGCGGCGCGGCTGCGGACGATGCTCGACGACCGCACCGTGCGGGTGGTCGCCGCGGTCGATCCGGTGTTCCTGGGGCAGCACGTGCTCGCGCACGTGTCGATCCGCACCGACGGATCGGTGGAGGTGGTCGCCGAGCACCTGCGGGACATGAGCGAGACGGTGCTCGTGTCGGCGGTCGGCGGCGCGCACGACCTGGTGACGGAGGTGCGTCTCGGGTCGATGGCGGAGCTGCACGATCTGCTCGCGCAGATCCGCGCGATCGGGGGCGTGCTCGACATCAACACGATCATCTACTCGACGGTCGTGAAGGGGTTCTTCGTGTCGGAGTACCACGGAGACGTGACGCTCGACACGATCGACGAGGACCTCATCGAGCACCTGCAGTCGGACGGGCGGATGAGCTTCCGTGCGCTCGGCGAGGCGGTACGGCTGTCGCCGTCGGCGGTGGCGACCCGGGTGCAGCGGCTCATCGACGGCGGTGTGATCAAGATCAGCGCGGTCGAGGCGCGCGGCCTCGCGCACCGGCAGCTGTCGATGGGGGTGGGGCTGAACCTCAACCACGACGACGATGCGGTGATCGAGGAGCTGCGCACCGGGCGGGGCATCGACTTCGCGGCACGCACTCTGGGCCGCTTCGACGCGGTCGCGACCCTGGTCGAACCGTCGGCGGGGGCGCTGTATGCGAGCCTGGAGCGCCTGCGGTCGCTTCCCGGCGTCACGCGCATCGAGGCGTGGCTGCATCTGGCGGTGCTCAAGGAGGACTACGCGCGCACCCTGCATGCGCCCGCGCTGACCCGGCTGGTCGGGCAGGGCTGA
- a CDS encoding S8 family serine peptidase translates to MSLRRARGATLPRIAAAAAAALTGASLLLAPTFAGASPGTGSPDAPEIVGADAPTAVPGEYIVVLKPQSQFGAADDIASALTDTVGGEVVDVFNSVIDGYSAKLTEEAALQVAADERVEFVEQVQTFEALGEQAPTPNWGDDRIDQRDLPLDGRFRYPDSAGEGVSVYVLDSGIRLTHEEFAGRIRPGFDAVTAGGDASDCNGHGTHVAGTAVGTTYGVAKKATVYPVRILDCRGQGSSVAILAGIEWVLENAQKPAIANYSVGCKTPCDSPAIDRAVNSLIASGVTWVQAAGNSNDDACLYSPQKVAAGITVGNSTRTDAKAASSSHGRCLDLWAPGTEIASAWFTGDASAVLSTGTSMASPHVAGTGALYLAENPAATPAQVHAAIVDNATPGKITGLTAGSPNRLLFAGFLNGTTTPVDLAAVADQTATVGTAVDLQAAATGGTAPYAFSAQGLPAGVTIDASTGRISGTPTTAGTATVTVAVRDSAATPTTDSVSFRWVVSPPPSTCSGTTLGTGTLTSGQQVATAQFTRTTASTIDACLDGPDGADFDLSLQKRSTFGWSTVARAATKASDETLSYSATAGTYRLILRASTGSGAYTATVK, encoded by the coding sequence ATGTCCCTTCGACGTGCGCGGGGCGCGACCCTGCCCCGAATCGCAGCCGCCGCCGCGGCTGCCCTGACCGGTGCGAGCCTCCTGCTCGCACCGACCTTCGCAGGCGCGAGCCCCGGGACCGGATCCCCGGACGCCCCGGAGATCGTCGGCGCCGACGCCCCGACCGCCGTGCCGGGCGAATACATCGTCGTGCTCAAGCCGCAGTCGCAGTTCGGCGCCGCCGACGACATCGCCAGCGCGCTGACCGACACCGTCGGCGGCGAGGTCGTCGACGTCTTCAACTCCGTCATCGACGGGTACTCGGCGAAGCTCACCGAGGAGGCGGCCCTGCAGGTCGCCGCCGACGAGCGCGTCGAGTTCGTCGAGCAGGTGCAGACCTTCGAGGCCCTCGGCGAGCAGGCCCCGACGCCGAACTGGGGCGACGACCGCATCGATCAGCGCGACCTGCCCCTCGACGGGCGGTTCCGGTACCCGGACTCCGCCGGTGAGGGCGTCAGCGTGTACGTGCTGGACTCCGGCATCCGTCTCACTCACGAGGAGTTCGCCGGGCGCATCCGCCCGGGCTTCGACGCCGTGACAGCCGGCGGCGATGCGAGTGACTGCAACGGCCACGGCACGCATGTCGCCGGCACCGCCGTCGGCACCACGTACGGTGTCGCGAAGAAGGCGACCGTGTACCCCGTGCGCATCCTCGACTGCCGCGGTCAGGGCAGCTCCGTCGCGATCCTCGCCGGCATCGAATGGGTGCTCGAGAACGCGCAGAAGCCCGCGATCGCGAACTACAGCGTCGGGTGCAAGACGCCGTGCGACAGCCCGGCGATCGACCGCGCGGTGAACAGCCTCATCGCCTCGGGCGTGACGTGGGTGCAGGCCGCCGGGAACTCGAACGACGACGCCTGCCTCTACAGCCCGCAGAAGGTCGCGGCGGGCATCACGGTCGGCAACTCGACGCGCACCGACGCCAAGGCCGCATCGAGCAGCCACGGTCGCTGCCTCGACCTGTGGGCGCCGGGCACCGAGATCGCCTCGGCGTGGTTCACCGGCGATGCGTCGGCCGTGCTCTCGACGGGCACCTCGATGGCATCGCCCCACGTCGCCGGCACCGGAGCGCTGTACCTCGCCGAGAACCCCGCCGCCACGCCCGCCCAGGTGCACGCCGCGATCGTCGACAACGCGACGCCGGGGAAGATCACGGGCCTCACCGCCGGGTCGCCGAACCGGCTGCTGTTCGCGGGCTTCCTGAACGGCACGACGACCCCGGTCGACCTGGCGGCGGTCGCCGACCAGACCGCGACCGTCGGCACGGCCGTCGACCTGCAGGCCGCGGCGACCGGAGGCACCGCGCCGTACGCGTTCTCGGCGCAGGGTCTGCCGGCCGGCGTGACGATCGACGCATCCACCGGCCGGATCAGCGGCACGCCGACCACCGCCGGCACCGCGACCGTCACGGTGGCGGTGCGCGACAGTGCCGCGACGCCCACGACCGACAGCGTCTCGTTCCGCTGGGTCGTCTCGCCTCCGCCGAGCACCTGCTCGGGGACGACGCTCGGCACGGGCACGCTCACCAGCGGCCAGCAGGTCGCGACGGCGCAGTTCACCCGCACCACCGCGAGCACGATCGACGCGTGCCTCGACGGACCCGACGGCGCCGACTTCGACCTGTCGCTGCAGAAGCGGTCGACGTTCGGCTGGTCGACGGTCGCCCGGGCGGCGACGAAGGCGTCCGACGAGACGCTGTCGTACTCGGCGACCGCCGGGACCTACCGCCTCATCCTGCGGGCCAGCACCGGATCGGGTGCGTACACCGCGACCGTGAAGTAG
- a CDS encoding amidohydrolase, translated as MRKLTPFDRSAQTTPRLITARAIHTVDADAATATALLTDRGRIVAIGSLAECEQAAERAGLRPERVDLGDAVVVPGFVDAHAHPLMFGQMMTWVDCGPEKAGSIPEIVALLSAAAAEAPAGRPVRGYGYEQRNLAEKRHPTRFELDEVARDREVYLMNASGHGGVVNSYTLAAGGVDRDTPNPDGGEFFRDADGELTGELSDAACNILTGVHGVKIGHHGPNFHLADEPEEHLRQLDAATQRFLAGGVTSIGDCQVTRREFDMYLRLAEAGRLELRVSMYLLSHLLDEALEMGLVGQFGNAHLSFAGIKFYADGTLGGWTAYFPDGYVGDPCRTGQLYHEPADYAALIAKAHAAGLQTATHAQSPTAIEMVVSAIEAALAEHPDADARHRIEHCGLPTPEQIERMAASGIRPVNQTQHYFNWGEGVEEAIGTPGERFNPLGEFERAGVPMTISSDAPVAEPIPLEAIQTAVTRVTRRGHRLGPDDLRISAAAALRAHTYEGAVSIGREDDLGSLEVGKYADFVVLSDDPLAVAGEDIAQIAVRETWVDGERRYRA; from the coding sequence ATGAGAAAGCTCACCCCCTTCGACCGCTCCGCCCAGACGACGCCGCGACTGATCACGGCCCGCGCGATCCACACCGTGGACGCCGACGCCGCCACCGCGACGGCCCTGCTCACCGACCGCGGTCGGATCGTCGCGATCGGCTCCCTCGCGGAGTGCGAGCAGGCGGCGGAGCGGGCGGGCCTGCGCCCCGAGCGGGTCGACCTGGGCGATGCGGTCGTGGTGCCCGGCTTCGTCGATGCGCACGCGCACCCTCTGATGTTCGGTCAGATGATGACGTGGGTGGACTGCGGACCCGAGAAGGCCGGCAGCATCCCCGAGATCGTGGCGCTGCTGTCGGCCGCGGCGGCCGAGGCTCCGGCCGGACGTCCGGTGCGCGGGTACGGGTACGAGCAGCGCAACCTCGCCGAGAAGCGGCACCCCACCCGGTTCGAGCTCGACGAGGTCGCCCGCGACCGCGAGGTGTACCTCATGAACGCCTCGGGTCACGGCGGCGTCGTGAACTCGTACACGCTCGCCGCGGGCGGCGTCGACCGCGACACCCCGAACCCCGACGGCGGCGAGTTCTTCCGCGACGCCGACGGCGAGCTGACGGGCGAGCTGTCGGATGCCGCGTGCAACATCCTCACCGGCGTGCACGGCGTGAAGATCGGCCACCACGGACCGAACTTCCATCTCGCCGACGAACCGGAGGAGCACCTCAGGCAGCTGGATGCCGCGACGCAGCGCTTCCTCGCCGGCGGGGTCACGTCGATCGGCGACTGCCAGGTCACCCGGCGCGAGTTCGACATGTACCTGCGGCTCGCCGAGGCCGGACGCCTCGAACTGCGCGTGTCGATGTACCTGCTGTCGCACCTGCTCGACGAGGCGCTCGAGATGGGCCTGGTCGGACAGTTCGGCAACGCGCACCTGAGCTTCGCGGGCATCAAGTTCTACGCCGACGGCACGCTCGGCGGGTGGACGGCGTACTTCCCCGACGGCTACGTCGGCGACCCGTGCCGCACGGGGCAGCTCTACCATGAGCCCGCCGACTACGCGGCGCTCATCGCGAAGGCGCACGCGGCCGGGCTGCAGACCGCCACGCACGCCCAATCGCCCACGGCGATCGAGATGGTCGTGTCGGCGATCGAGGCGGCACTCGCCGAGCATCCCGATGCCGACGCCCGTCACCGCATCGAGCACTGCGGCCTGCCCACGCCCGAGCAGATCGAGCGGATGGCCGCGTCGGGCATCCGTCCCGTGAACCAGACGCAGCACTACTTCAACTGGGGCGAGGGCGTGGAGGAGGCCATCGGCACCCCCGGTGAGCGCTTCAACCCGCTCGGCGAATTCGAGCGCGCCGGCGTGCCGATGACCATCTCGTCCGACGCCCCCGTCGCCGAGCCGATCCCGCTCGAGGCCATCCAGACCGCCGTCACCCGGGTCACGCGGCGCGGTCACAGGCTCGGCCCCGACGACCTGCGCATCTCGGCCGCTGCCGCGCTCCGCGCGCACACGTACGAGGGGGCGGTGTCGATCGGCCGCGAGGACGACCTGGGCTCGCTCGAGGTCGGCAAGTACGCCGACTTCGTCGTGCTGTCGGACGACCCGCTCGCAGTGGCCGGCGAGGACATCGCGCAGATCGCGGTGCGCGAGACCTGGGTCGACGGCGAGCGGCGGTACCGTGCCTGA
- a CDS encoding thiamine pyrophosphate-dependent enzyme, which produces MSAVLDDTTDYSDTAGRAVLETIRGYGVDAVFGIPGTHNLELYRPLADLGIRVVTNRHEQGSGYGADGWAQQTGLPGVVITTSGPGLQNAMSAIGTAFCESRPLLVLSPGVALGAEFADVGTLHETKDATAMVGAIAEWSRRVTSAAEAVDAVHDAFALFRTGRPRPVHIEIPLDVLEAPAGVPAEARRPRPLPPRASGDPAALAEAVRLLIGAERPVIVAGGGSTDASHELTAIAERLGAPVLTTLNGKGVVDERHPLSLGSNLRLAAARAVAEDADVLLVVGSKLGEAELWAPRLDARGAVVRIDISPAQLDKNLAATVGLVGDAAAVTGELLRLLPADHRPERDVTAERAAIERESRETAPETVALAELIAEALPDDAIVAGDSSQVVYMALGSVLRSPRPHTLLYTPTYATLGYGLPAAIGARVAQTEHPVVTVIGDGALMFCVNELVTAVEQRLDVTIVCVDNGGYAEIRQNEVDRGMEPVGVDLVQPDWAALATAFGAQGRRVDEQSDIVPSIRDAIATGGVQLVHLPPHLLHPSTP; this is translated from the coding sequence GTGAGCGCCGTCCTCGATGACACCACCGACTACTCCGACACCGCGGGGCGGGCGGTGCTCGAGACCATCCGCGGGTACGGCGTCGACGCCGTCTTCGGCATCCCCGGCACGCACAACCTCGAGCTGTACCGACCGCTCGCCGACCTCGGCATCCGGGTCGTGACGAACCGTCATGAGCAGGGTTCGGGCTACGGCGCAGACGGCTGGGCTCAGCAGACCGGCCTGCCCGGCGTCGTCATCACCACCTCGGGGCCCGGCCTGCAGAACGCCATGAGCGCGATCGGCACGGCCTTCTGCGAGTCGCGTCCGCTCCTCGTCCTCTCGCCGGGGGTGGCGCTCGGCGCCGAGTTCGCCGACGTCGGCACGCTGCACGAGACGAAGGACGCCACGGCCATGGTCGGTGCGATCGCCGAGTGGTCGCGTCGGGTCACGAGCGCGGCGGAGGCGGTGGATGCCGTGCACGACGCGTTCGCGCTCTTCCGCACCGGTCGGCCGCGCCCCGTGCACATCGAGATCCCTCTCGACGTCCTCGAAGCGCCGGCCGGCGTGCCCGCCGAGGCACGTCGGCCGCGGCCGCTCCCGCCGCGTGCGTCGGGCGACCCCGCAGCCCTCGCCGAGGCCGTCCGACTCCTCATCGGCGCCGAGCGTCCGGTCATCGTCGCCGGCGGCGGATCGACGGATGCCTCGCACGAGCTCACCGCGATCGCCGAGCGCCTCGGGGCACCGGTGCTGACGACGTTGAACGGCAAGGGCGTCGTCGACGAACGGCATCCGCTCTCCCTCGGGTCGAACCTGCGCCTGGCCGCCGCCCGCGCCGTCGCCGAGGACGCCGACGTGCTGCTCGTGGTCGGCTCGAAGCTCGGAGAGGCGGAGCTGTGGGCGCCGCGGCTCGACGCCCGCGGCGCGGTCGTGCGGATCGACATCTCCCCGGCGCAGCTCGACAAGAACCTCGCGGCGACGGTCGGTCTCGTCGGAGACGCCGCCGCCGTCACCGGCGAGCTGCTGCGGCTGCTCCCTGCCGATCATCGCCCCGAGCGCGACGTGACAGCCGAGCGTGCGGCGATCGAGCGGGAGTCCCGTGAGACGGCTCCCGAGACCGTCGCCCTCGCCGAGCTCATCGCCGAGGCCCTCCCCGACGACGCGATCGTCGCGGGCGACTCCTCGCAGGTCGTCTACATGGCGCTCGGGAGCGTGCTGCGCTCGCCGCGTCCGCACACGCTGCTGTACACGCCGACCTACGCGACCCTCGGCTACGGCCTGCCCGCCGCGATCGGCGCCAGGGTCGCGCAGACCGAGCACCCGGTCGTGACGGTGATCGGCGACGGTGCGCTCATGTTCTGCGTCAACGAGCTCGTCACGGCCGTCGAGCAGCGCCTCGACGTCACGATCGTGTGCGTCGACAACGGCGGGTACGCCGAGATCCGCCAGAACGAGGTCGACCGCGGCATGGAGCCGGTCGGCGTCGACCTCGTGCAGCCGGACTGGGCCGCGCTCGCGACCGCTTTCGGCGCGCAGGGTCGCCGCGTCGACGAGCAGTCCGACATCGTGCCGAGCATCCGCGATGCGATCGCGACCGGCGGCGTGCAGCTCGTGCACCTGCCCCCGCACCTCCTCCACCCCTCCACTCCGTGA
- a CDS encoding cation diffusion facilitator family transporter yields MTVIIAFLANVLVAIAKTVAAVLTSSASMVAEAAHSWADAGNEIFLLIADRHGAKAKDERHPLGYGRAAFVWSLVAAFGIFTAGSIVSIMHGVQELSDTGPVESPGIAYAILGIAFVLEGASFTQALVRSRKLARERGSSTWDYVLETSDTTLRAVFFEDAAALIGLVIAGGAIAMHQITGVAAWDAVGSILVGVLLGVVALILIRRNIAFLIGSNASPALRVRVGRALLTSPQIQRLTYLHIEYVGPNRLFIVAEVDLAGDAREHDVARRLREVERQIESHPVVETVVLSLSVDDETSLDFGAPAGVGTV; encoded by the coding sequence GTGACGGTCATCATCGCGTTCCTCGCCAATGTCCTCGTGGCGATCGCCAAGACGGTGGCGGCCGTGCTCACGTCGTCGGCGTCGATGGTCGCCGAGGCCGCGCACTCGTGGGCGGATGCCGGGAATGAGATCTTCCTGCTCATCGCCGACCGGCACGGTGCGAAGGCGAAGGACGAGCGGCATCCGCTCGGGTACGGTCGCGCGGCGTTCGTGTGGTCGCTGGTCGCCGCGTTCGGGATCTTCACCGCCGGATCGATCGTGTCGATCATGCACGGCGTGCAGGAGCTGTCGGACACCGGCCCGGTGGAGAGCCCCGGCATCGCGTACGCGATCCTCGGCATCGCGTTCGTGCTCGAGGGGGCGTCGTTCACACAGGCGCTCGTGCGGTCGCGGAAGCTCGCCCGCGAGCGGGGGTCGTCGACGTGGGACTACGTGCTCGAGACGAGCGACACGACGCTGCGGGCGGTGTTCTTCGAGGATGCGGCGGCGCTGATCGGGCTCGTCATCGCCGGCGGCGCGATCGCGATGCATCAGATCACGGGCGTCGCGGCGTGGGATGCGGTCGGATCGATCCTCGTCGGCGTGCTGCTCGGTGTCGTGGCGCTGATCCTCATTCGACGGAACATCGCATTCCTCATCGGGTCGAACGCCTCGCCGGCGTTGCGTGTGCGGGTGGGGCGCGCGCTGCTGACATCGCCGCAGATCCAACGACTCACGTACCTGCATATCGAGTACGTGGGTCCGAACCGGCTGTTCATCGTCGCGGAGGTCGACCTGGCGGGCGACGCGCGGGAGCACGACGTGGCCCGCCGCCTGCGCGAGGTCGAACGGCAGATCGAGTCGCACCCGGTGGTCGAGACGGTCGTGCTGTCGCTGTCGGTCGACGACGAGACGTCTCTCGACTTCGGGGCGCCTGCGGGCGTCGGCACGGTCTAA
- the speB gene encoding agmatinase — MTENVGPVDASANPRYSGIATFARLPRIEDVERADIAVVGIPFDSGVSYRPGTRFGPSHVRESSRLLRPYNPAQDVSPFELAQVVDAGDIPVNPFDLTEAVTEVETAARALGEQVQRIVTIGGDHTVALPLLRAVAAKHGPVAVLHFDAHLDTWDTYFGAPITHGTPFRRASEEGLIDLTASCHVGTRGPLYSKQDLEDDARLGFSIVSSEYIEEHGVEAGIQRILQRVGDRPLYVSIDIDVLDPAHAPGTGTPEAGGLTSRELLRILRALRDRDIVGADVVEVSPAYDHAQMTGIAASHVVYELVSLLAARLAR, encoded by the coding sequence ATGACCGAGAACGTGGGCCCCGTCGACGCCTCCGCCAACCCCCGCTACTCCGGCATCGCGACCTTCGCGCGGCTGCCCCGCATCGAAGACGTCGAGCGCGCCGACATCGCGGTCGTCGGCATCCCGTTCGACTCCGGGGTGAGCTACCGGCCAGGCACCCGCTTCGGTCCCTCGCACGTGCGCGAGTCGTCGCGACTGCTGCGGCCGTACAACCCCGCGCAGGACGTGTCTCCGTTCGAGCTGGCTCAGGTGGTGGATGCCGGCGACATCCCCGTGAACCCGTTCGACCTGACCGAGGCGGTCACCGAGGTCGAGACGGCGGCGCGGGCCCTGGGCGAGCAGGTGCAGCGCATCGTCACGATCGGCGGCGACCACACGGTCGCGCTGCCGCTGCTGCGGGCGGTCGCGGCGAAGCACGGACCGGTCGCCGTGCTGCACTTCGACGCCCACCTCGACACGTGGGACACGTACTTCGGCGCCCCGATCACGCACGGCACGCCGTTCCGCCGCGCGAGCGAGGAGGGGCTGATCGACCTGACCGCCAGCTGCCACGTCGGCACGCGGGGGCCGCTGTACTCGAAGCAGGACCTCGAGGACGACGCCCGCCTCGGCTTCTCGATCGTGTCGAGCGAGTACATCGAGGAGCACGGCGTCGAGGCCGGCATCCAGCGCATCCTGCAGCGCGTCGGCGATCGGCCGCTGTACGTGTCGATCGACATCGACGTGCTCGACCCCGCGCATGCGCCCGGTACCGGAACCCCCGAGGCCGGTGGTCTCACGAGCCGCGAGCTGCTGCGCATCCTCCGGGCGTTGCGCGACCGCGACATCGTCGGCGCCGACGTCGTCGAGGTGTCGCCCGCGTACGACCACGCGCAGATGACGGGGATCGCGGCGAGCCATGTCGTCTACGAGCTGGTGTCGCTGCTGGCCGCGCGCCTCGCGCGCTGA
- a CDS encoding MFS transporter translates to MSESPQSSAVPDPAATANSGAVGVIGLDLRGDTPAPRKQVFSWALWDWATQPFNTVILTFIFTALYLTTEAFLPADIAALDAKDPVRLAAEADLASGLGLGSTIAGIAILLIAPVLGQRADAAGRQKLWLGIGTGALIACMFGLWFVEPTPALFWLGVALISAGSVFGEIAAVNSNAMLIGIANPKTVGRISGLGWGFGYIGGILALVLVVVFYMLDWFGLPEDGGLPFRIIAVGCAIWAIVFSIPIFLNVPEPSLGRPERKVGFFASYGLLVKDVVRLYRNPETRNTFWFLLSSAVFRDGLGGVFAFGAIIAGQVFGFEFLELVIFGIAANLIAGVSTIIAGRFDDTYGPKRIILVSLASMILAGLAVFFLVDAGTIVFWIGGLILCAFVGPAQAAARSFLARVTPAGREGEIFGLYATTGRAASWMSSGAWTLLIVLTGATAFGIVGIVIVLIAGFLLLLPVRATAR, encoded by the coding sequence ATGAGCGAATCCCCGCAGAGCAGCGCGGTCCCCGACCCCGCTGCGACGGCGAACAGCGGCGCGGTCGGCGTCATCGGCCTCGACCTGCGCGGCGACACCCCCGCACCGAGGAAGCAGGTGTTCTCGTGGGCGCTGTGGGACTGGGCGACACAGCCTTTCAACACGGTCATCCTCACTTTCATCTTCACGGCGCTGTACCTGACGACCGAGGCTTTCCTGCCCGCGGACATCGCGGCGCTCGACGCGAAGGACCCGGTGCGGCTGGCCGCCGAGGCCGACCTCGCGTCGGGTCTCGGGCTGGGGTCGACGATCGCGGGCATCGCGATCCTGCTCATCGCCCCCGTCCTGGGTCAGCGTGCTGACGCGGCCGGTAGGCAGAAGCTGTGGCTGGGCATCGGCACGGGTGCGCTCATCGCGTGCATGTTCGGCCTCTGGTTCGTCGAGCCGACCCCTGCGCTGTTCTGGCTCGGCGTGGCACTGATCTCGGCGGGGTCGGTGTTCGGCGAGATCGCCGCCGTGAACTCGAACGCCATGCTCATCGGCATCGCGAACCCGAAGACCGTGGGCCGCATCTCGGGTCTCGGCTGGGGATTCGGCTACATCGGCGGCATCCTCGCGCTCGTGCTGGTGGTCGTGTTCTACATGCTCGACTGGTTCGGTCTGCCGGAGGACGGAGGGCTGCCGTTCCGGATCATCGCGGTGGGCTGTGCGATCTGGGCGATCGTGTTCTCGATCCCGATCTTCCTCAACGTGCCCGAGCCGTCGCTCGGCCGCCCGGAGCGGAAGGTGGGTTTCTTCGCGTCGTACGGGCTGCTGGTGAAGGACGTCGTCCGCCTGTACCGCAACCCCGAGACGCGCAACACGTTCTGGTTCCTGCTGTCGAGCGCGGTGTTCCGCGACGGGCTGGGCGGCGTCTTCGCGTTCGGTGCGATCATCGCGGGGCAGGTGTTCGGATTCGAGTTCCTGGAGCTCGTGATCTTCGGCATCGCGGCGAACCTCATCGCGGGCGTCTCGACGATCATCGCGGGACGTTTCGACGACACCTACGGCCCGAAGCGCATCATCCTCGTGTCCCTCGCCTCGATGATCCTCGCCGGTCTCGCCGTGTTCTTCCTCGTGGATGCCGGCACGATCGTCTTCTGGATCGGCGGTCTGATCCTCTGCGCGTTCGTGGGGCCCGCGCAGGCGGCAGCGCGCTCGTTCCTCGCCCGCGTCACCCCTGCGGGGCGCGAGGGTGAGATCTTCGGCCTGTACGCCACGACGGGTCGCGCGGCGAGCTGGATGTCGTCGGGCGCGTGGACGCTGCTGATCGTGCTCACCGGTGCGACCGCCTTCGGCATCGTCGGGATCGTGATCGTGCTCATCGCCGGGTTCCTCCTGCTGCTGCCGGTCAGGGCCACGGCGCGCTGA
- a CDS encoding MFS transporter: MASTHSKARRAGIAAFVGTTIEWYDFYVYATAAALVFGPLFFPSGDRLAETAAAFATFAVAFLVRPLGGIIFGHIGDKLGRRVSLVITLLLMGVATVLVGCLPTYENIGILAPILLILLRAIQGLAVGGEWGGAVLMSVEHAPEKSKTFYGGFTQLGNPAGALLASGIFAIMSRGGEDFIIDGGWRIPFLLSIVLVGVGLWVRYRVEESPVFEKKIEGRKQSMPLAFALRANWKPILLGIGILPISTGGYYLATTFATAYATGEPIAISEQVILDAMTIASFVEFLVTLPVAWLGDKWGRKNVMYIGLVTSVLTFVPFLLIMPGRVEPLIFLFASLVRIAMSATYAPIAAILAQMFRPQARYTSIALSYGVGAAVWAGFSPWFATQLIAWTGSVWAVIAMFIGMAIIAGICTRLAPQHSDEAPVTASFTARTDTTANRLP; the protein is encoded by the coding sequence ATGGCTTCCACCCACAGCAAGGCGCGGCGCGCGGGCATCGCCGCGTTCGTCGGCACCACCATCGAGTGGTACGACTTCTACGTCTACGCGACCGCCGCAGCGCTCGTCTTCGGTCCGCTGTTCTTCCCGAGCGGCGACCGTCTCGCCGAGACCGCCGCCGCGTTCGCGACCTTCGCCGTCGCGTTCCTCGTCCGTCCCCTCGGCGGCATCATCTTCGGTCACATCGGCGACAAGCTCGGTCGTCGCGTCTCGCTCGTCATCACGCTGCTGCTCATGGGCGTCGCGACGGTGCTGGTCGGCTGCCTGCCCACCTACGAGAACATCGGCATCCTCGCACCGATCCTCCTCATCCTGCTCCGTGCGATCCAAGGTCTCGCGGTAGGCGGCGAGTGGGGCGGTGCCGTGCTCATGAGCGTCGAGCACGCGCCCGAGAAGTCGAAGACGTTCTACGGCGGGTTCACCCAGCTCGGCAACCCGGCCGGTGCGCTGCTCGCCTCGGGCATCTTCGCGATCATGTCGCGCGGCGGCGAGGACTTCATCATCGACGGCGGCTGGCGCATCCCGTTCCTCCTCTCGATCGTGCTCGTGGGCGTCGGCCTCTGGGTGCGCTACCGCGTCGAGGAGTCGCCGGTCTTCGAGAAGAAGATCGAGGGCCGCAAGCAGTCCATGCCCCTCGCCTTCGCGCTGCGCGCCAACTGGAAGCCGATCCTGCTCGGCATCGGCATCCTGCCGATCTCCACCGGCGGCTACTACCTGGCCACGACGTTCGCGACCGCGTACGCCACCGGCGAGCCCATCGCGATCAGCGAGCAGGTCATCCTCGACGCCATGACGATCGCTTCGTTCGTCGAGTTCCTCGTCACCCTCCCGGTCGCCTGGCTGGGTGACAAGTGGGGCCGCAAGAACGTCATGTACATCGGCCTCGTGACCTCGGTGCTCACGTTCGTGCCGTTCCTGCTGATCATGCCGGGCCGCGTCGAACCGCTCATCTTCCTGTTCGCCTCGCTCGTGCGCATCGCGATGAGCGCGACCTACGCGCCGATCGCCGCGATCCTCGCGCAGATGTTCCGTCCGCAGGCCCGCTACACGTCGATCGCCCTGTCGTACGGCGTAGGCGCCGCGGTCTGGGCCGGCTTCTCGCCGTGGTTCGCGACGCAGCTCATCGCCTGGACCGGCAGCGTCTGGGCGGTCATCGCGATGTTCATCGGCATGGCGATCATCGCCGGCATCTGCACGCGCCTCGCGCCCCAGCACTCCGACGAGGCGCCGGTCACGGCATCCTTCACCGCCCGCACCGACACGACGGCGAACCGGCTCCCCTGA